Within Halobacterium jilantaiense, the genomic segment GGACGCCCGCGGCGACGGCGTCGGCGTCGAGCTGCTGGAGCGCACGGAGGCCGCGCTCCGGGAGCGCGGTGCCGCCCGGGTCGAGGGCCGCGTGCTCGCGGCGAACGACGTGGGCAACGAGTTCTACCAGGACCACGGGTTCTCGCGGAGCGGGGACGTGGAACTCGACGTCGGGGGCGAGACCCACACCGAACACCGGTACGTGAAGCTGCCGACGGGCGGCGCGGAACTCACCGAGCAACGCGAGACCGACGACCGCACACTGTGGGTGGCGTTCGACGAGCGCGAGCGCGGCTCGCAGGCACCGTTCTACGCCGCGTACGGCAGCGCGGAGCGAACCGACAAGTACGGCTTCTACTGCGCGAACTGCGAGTCCGCGAACACCGCCATGAATACGATGGGGCGAGTCACGTGCAACAGCTGCGGGAACGAGCGGCGCGCGAGCCGGTGGGACGCCGCGTACCTCTGAGCGCGCGGACGGTACGGGTCAGGCTGCCGCGGCGGTCTCCTGATACCCGCCGAACTCGTCCTCGAAGACGGCCATGATCTCGCCCATCGTCGCGTACGCCTTCACGGCGTCGACGATGTACGGGATGGTGTTCTCGTCGGCGTGGATGGCGTCGCGGAGCGCGTCGAGGGTCGCGTCGACCTCGTCGTCGTCGCGGTCCTCCTTGACGTCTTCGAGGCGGCCGAGCTGACGTTCCCGGGTTTCGTCCTCGTCGACGTGCAGGAGGTCGGGGCTAGTGTCCTCCTCGACCTCGTACTCGTTGACTCCGACGACCGTCTCCTCGCCGGCGTCGACGCGGGACTGGTACTCGTAGGCGGACTCCTGAATCTCGCGGTGGAAGTAGCCGTCCGCGACGCCCTGAAGAACGCCGTCGCGCACCGACCCGTCGCCCATCTCTCTGATCTCCTCGATGTACGCCATGGCTTCCTCCTCGACTTCGTCGGTGAGGGACTCGACGGCGAAACTCCCGCCGAGCGGGTCGACGATGTCGGCCGCACCGGACTCGTCGGCGATGATCTGCTGGGTGCGGAGCGCGACCCGGACGGCCTCCTCGCTGGGGAGCGCGAGCGCCTCGTCGAAAGAGTTCGTGTGAATGCTCTGGGACCCGCCGAGGACGGCTGCGAGCGCCTGAAGCGTGACGCGAGCGATGTTGTTCTTCGGTTGCTGGGCGGTCAGGCTCTGGCCGGCGGTCTGCGTGTGGAACTTCAGCTTCTTGGAGGCCTCCTTCTCGGCGTCGTACCACTCGTCCATGACGTTCGCGTAGATGCGGCGGGCCGCGCGGAACTTCGCGACCTCCTCGAAGATGGAGTTGTGGGAGTTGAAGAAGAAGCTCAGCGTGGGCGCGAACTCGTCGACGTCGAGGCCTCGCTCCATCGCGTCCTCGACGTACGCGAAGCCGTCGGCGAGGGTGAACGCGAGTTCCTGGACGGCCGTCGAGCCCGCCTCCCGGATGTGGTAGCCGGAGATCGAGATGGGGTGGAACTTCGGGGTGTTCTCGGCGCAGTACTCGACGACGTCCGTCACGAGGTCGAGGCTGGGCTGCGGCGGAACGACCCACTCCTTCTGCGCGATGAACTCCTTGAGCATGTCGTTCTGGAGGGTGCCCCGAATCTCCTCGCGGGGGACGCCCTGCTGGTCGGCGAGCGCGAGGTACATCGCGTAGATGACCGGCGCGCTCGGATTGATGGTGAAGCTCGTGGAGACCTCGTCCAGCTCGATGCCGTCGAAGAGAATCTCCATGTCCCGGAGGGTGTCGACCGCGACGCCCTCCTTGCCGACCTCGCCGAGACTCATGGGGTCGTCCGAGTCCAGCCCCATCAGCGACGGCATGTCGAAGGCCGTCGAGAGCCCGGTCTGGCCGTTCTCGATGAGGTAGTGGAAACGCTCGTTGGTCTCCTCGGCGGTGCCGAAGCCCGCGAACTGCCGCATCGTCCACGTCCGGCCGCGGTAGCCGGTCGGGTAGACGCCGCGCGTGTACGGGAACTCGCCCGGGAACCCGAGGTCGTCCTCGAGGTCGGTGTCGGCGACGTCCTCGGGCGTGTAGAGGCGGTCGACCTCCATGTTCGAGACCGTCGCGAAGCGGTCCTTGCGCTCGCCGTAGGCGTCGAGGACCGGGTCGAGAGTCTCGTCTTCCCAGTCCTCGCGGGCCTCGCGGATGTCCGCGAGGTCGTCGTCGTCGTACATGTGCCTGTAGAATCTGCCGGCAGATTCATTAAGGAATCGGTGGGTCGGCCGGGTTCGAGGCGCAAATCTCCCGCGAGTGTGGCCCCTGGAAGTCGGCGCGTCGTTTCAGTAGTGACCCATGACTCCCTCGCGGCGCGCCCAGCGCTGGCAGTACGCGAACGCCGCGTACCCCAGGCCGAGATAGCCGACAGCGGTCACGACGAGCACGGCGAGTTCGCCCGTGGGCAGCGCCCAGAGCGCGACGCCGTCTCGCATCGCGGTCTGGAGCAGCTGGCTGCCCTGCGCGAGCGGCAGCCACTTCAACAGCGGGTACTGGGCGACGGGCGCGGCGATGAGCCCGATGAACACGAACTGCATGATCTGGAAGAGGTTCTCGACGCGCTTGAACCGGATTGCGAGCCCGCCGAGCGCGAACCCGATGCCGACGGCCGGCGCGACGGCGAGCAGCCCGAGCGGGAGCAGCGTCAGGGGGTCGATTGCGAGCCAGCGACCGGTAATAGCCATCATGAACAGCAGCACCAGCGACCCGGTGAAAAACGACACGAGGACGTTGGTGACGGTCTTCGCGAACATCACGCGGCCGAATCCGAACGGCGACATGAACAGCTGTTCGAGGGTTCCCCACTGGGACTCCCGGGTGACGTTCCACGACAGCCCGGAGAACGCGCTCATCGAGAGCGTCCACAGCAGGTAGCCGACGATGATGCCCTCGATGGTGTTCGAGATTGCGGCGGGCGCTATCGCGCGGCCACCGTAGAACACCGCCGCGAACAGGATGAGCATGTTCGCGATGGTCGAGAAGAAGTTCACCGGGTACCGGACCATCAACAGCACGCGCTTCCGGAGCGACGCCGCGAAGAACCGGAGGTAGCCGCGAGCGCCGGTGTCGACGCTGGCGTCGGCGGTCGGCGCGCTCACCGACCGTCACCTCCGCTCGCGCGGCCGGTGACGTCGAGGAAGACGTCTTCGAGGTCTGGTTCGAGCCCGTCGACATCCAGCAGGTCGTGGCCCGCGTGGTCGAGCACGCCGAGCACGCCGTGGAGGCTGTCGTCGTCGCCGAGCGTCACGTCGAAGCGCGTGCGGTCGTCGAGCACCTCGAAGTTCTCTACACGGTAGTCCCTGACCAGCCGCGAGCGGAGTTCGCCGGGGAGCTGGCCAGCGGCGACGACCCGGTAGGCCTGCGTCTCGAGGACGCCGACGAGCTCCTCGACTGAGTCGTCGGCGATGACGCGGCCGTCAGAGAGGATGACAACGCGGTCGCAGACGTCCTCGACGACGTCCATGTCGTGGCTGGAGAGGACGACCGTGATGTCGTCCTCGTCGGCGAGCCGCCGGAGTTCGCGGCGCAACTCCAGGGACGCCTCGATGTCGAGACCGAGGGTGGGTTCGTCGAGGAACACGACGTCGGTGCCGCGCGCGAGCGTCGCCGCCAGCGAGACTTTCTGTTTCTGGCCGCGGGACAGTTCGTTGACGGCGTCGTCGGCTTTCTCCGCGAGGTTGAACTGGTCGAGGAGCTTGTCGTGGCGGCTGCGGGCGGCGTCGGGGTCGTTGCCGCCGAGCGCGGCGAAGAACTCGAGGTTCTCGCGGACGGTGAGCTTCCAGTAGACGTTGCGTGCGCCCTCCAGCATCGCGCCGACGTGGCGGTAGACGCCGCGCGGGTCGTCGTCGGCGTCGACGCCGGCGATTTCGACGGAGCCAGAGGACGGGACGACGAGTCCGAGGATGGACTTGATGGTGGTGGTCTTCCCGGCACCGTTCGGGCCGAGGACGCCGACGACCTCGCCGCGGTCGACTTCGAGAGAGACGCCGTCGACTGCGGTGACGGCGTCCTCGCCGTCGCCGTAGGTCTTCCGGAGGTCGTCGACGGCGAGCACCGTCTCCGTCTCGGGCGAGGGCGTCGACGACGACGTGTCGTCGGTTCGCTGCGGGCGGTCTGTCGTCTGACTCATACACTGACGGAGGGTAGAACGCACATTAACGGTTTGGAGAATGAGAGTTCTGTCCGCTCGCTCCCAGAACGCCTGTTCTGTTCTCCAGTCGACACGAAGGAGTTTTGCCGTGCGTCGACGACACCCGGACATGACCAGCGACGAGGCCGCCGCCGACGCGTTCGGCGTGCTCTCGGACCCCTCCAGAGTCGCCATCCTCCGAGAACTCGCCGACCGAAACAGCGGCCCGGACGAATCACCCACTGAGTTCGCCGAACTCCGGCGCGCCGTCGGCTTCGACGACGCCGGCCGGTTCAACTACCACCTGGGGGAACTCACCCCGGAGTTCGCCGTGAAACGCGACGGCGGCTACGTCCCGACCGCCGTCGGCCTGAAGGCGATCGGGTCCATCGAAGCCGGCACCTACACCGACGACACCGAATCGCGGACCGGCGTCGTCGACCACGACTGCCCCAGTTGCGGGGCACCGCTGGAAGCGACCTACGAGGACCAAGTAGTGACGGTGCAGTGCCCGGACCACGAGACCTTCGTCCAGACGTCGGTGCCGCCCGCGGCAGCCGAAGGCTCGTCCATCGCGGACCTCGTCTCGTTCGTCGTCGGCGACATGCAGCGCGACCTCGAAGCGCTCGCCGATGGCACCTGTCCGGTCTGCTCGGGGCGCGTCGAGCGCGTCGACCACGAACGCACCGACGCCGGCCTGCTCACGGTTCACCTCGCCTGTCAGAACTGCTGGGTGGCGACCGAACTCCCGGTCGGCGTCGCGGCGCTCCGCCACCCCGCCGTCGTGTCGCTGTACCACGACCACGGCGTCGACATCCGCGACCGATTCGTCACCGACCTCGGGTTCGTCGGGAGTTCGGAGCCCGCCGAACTGGTCTCCGACGAGCCCTTCGAAGCCGAGGTCGTCGTCTCGGTCGGCGGCGATAGCGTCGTCCTGACCGTCGACGAGAATCTGGACGTCAGCGAACGGTGACCGCCCCGGCTACTGCAGGCGCTCGATGGTCTCCACGAGCGGGTGTCGTGCGTAATCCACGACGTCGATGTCCTCGATGGAGTCGAGGTCTTCTTTCTCCGCGGTCCGCGCCATCCCGAGGTCCACGGCGCGCTCGAGCACGATGACGTAGGCGTCCATCTCCTCGACGCCGGCACGCTCGGACGCCATCACGCGGTGGTGGCCGTCCGCCAGCAGGAGGCTGCCGTCGTCGCCAGTGCTGCCGTTGTCGATGACGACGAGCGGTTCGGCCAGCCCATGTTCGAGTTCGTACCGGCGGCCTTCGAGCTCGTCGGCGTACACCTTCCCCTGAGTCGGTACCAGCTCACCCAAGTCGACCGTGCGGCGCTCCTCCGTGGCGTCGACGCCGTGAATCGTCTCCAGTGTGCGCTTGAGCTTCCCGACCTTCTCCGGGGTCGCGCGCTCGATCTGAGAGCGAATGACATCCGCGTTCGCGATGATGCCGACGAGGTTGCCCGCGTCGTCGACGACCGGGAGCTTCTGGATGCCCGATCGAAGGATGACTCGGGCCGCGTCGGTCACCTTCATGTCTGGGTGCGCGACCACGATGTCCTCCGTCATCACCTTGAACAACAGCTCCTGCGGGTCCGCCAGCAAGAGGTCGCGCGCGGACACGAACCCTTCGACGTGCCGACCCTCCGTCACCGGGAAGCCGTTGTGTTCGCTCTCGGAGATGCGTCGCGCCACGTCCTCCACGGTGTCGTCGGGAGACACCGTCGCCACGTCCCGGGTCATGTACTCCCCGACGACGGGCTTGTCGCCGTTGTGCTCCAGCGCCTCGTCCATTACTCGCCCGTACGTCACCGACTGGGAAATAGCTCACCCAGCCCGAACCGCCTCGAAGAAGCGTGTCGCCACCACGTCCTCGACCATCTCCGTCAGCGTCGCCTCCGCCTCCCCACCGACCTCGTCGAAGAGACCGAGTGGCAACTGCGCGCCCGCCATGTCGGCGTGCCCGCCGGCGGAGCCGAGTTCACCGAACGCCGACCGCAACACCTCGCCGAGGTCTACGTCGCTCCCCCGAGAGCGCGCGGACACGTAGATGGTGCCCTCGAAGTACCCGTAGACGAACGTCACCGTCACGCCACGCATCGCCAGCAACCGGTCGGCGGCCTGCGCGAGCGTGTCCCGGTCCGCAATCTGACCGACGCACGATGCCAGCACCGACCCGTCGAGTTCGCGGCTGCGGATGGCGCGCGCGATGGTGTCGAACGTGTCCGCGCTCATCGACGGGCTCTCGATGCGCTCGAGGACGTCCGTGTCCGCCTGCGGGAGCAGCCACGCGCCCGCCTCGAAGTCCTGCGTCGTGATTTCGCGCGCGAAATCCTTCGTGTCGATTCGGATGCCGTACAGCAGC encodes:
- a CDS encoding ABC transporter ATP-binding protein, with product MSQTTDRPQRTDDTSSSTPSPETETVLAVDDLRKTYGDGEDAVTAVDGVSLEVDRGEVVGVLGPNGAGKTTTIKSILGLVVPSSGSVEIAGVDADDDPRGVYRHVGAMLEGARNVYWKLTVRENLEFFAALGGNDPDAARSRHDKLLDQFNLAEKADDAVNELSRGQKQKVSLAATLARGTDVVFLDEPTLGLDIEASLELRRELRRLADEDDITVVLSSHDMDVVEDVCDRVVILSDGRVIADDSVEELVGVLETQAYRVVAAGQLPGELRSRLVRDYRVENFEVLDDRTRFDVTLGDDDSLHGVLGVLDHAGHDLLDVDGLEPDLEDVFLDVTGRASGGDGR
- a CDS encoding DUF7351 domain-containing protein → MTSDEAAADAFGVLSDPSRVAILRELADRNSGPDESPTEFAELRRAVGFDDAGRFNYHLGELTPEFAVKRDGGYVPTAVGLKAIGSIEAGTYTDDTESRTGVVDHDCPSCGAPLEATYEDQVVTVQCPDHETFVQTSVPPAAAEGSSIADLVSFVVGDMQRDLEALADGTCPVCSGRVERVDHERTDAGLLTVHLACQNCWVATELPVGVAALRHPAVVSLYHDHGVDIRDRFVTDLGFVGSSEPAELVSDEPFEAEVVVSVGGDSVVLTVDENLDVSER
- a CDS encoding acyl-CoA mutase large subunit family protein; protein product: MYDDDDLADIREAREDWEDETLDPVLDAYGERKDRFATVSNMEVDRLYTPEDVADTDLEDDLGFPGEFPYTRGVYPTGYRGRTWTMRQFAGFGTAEETNERFHYLIENGQTGLSTAFDMPSLMGLDSDDPMSLGEVGKEGVAVDTLRDMEILFDGIELDEVSTSFTINPSAPVIYAMYLALADQQGVPREEIRGTLQNDMLKEFIAQKEWVVPPQPSLDLVTDVVEYCAENTPKFHPISISGYHIREAGSTAVQELAFTLADGFAYVEDAMERGLDVDEFAPTLSFFFNSHNSIFEEVAKFRAARRIYANVMDEWYDAEKEASKKLKFHTQTAGQSLTAQQPKNNIARVTLQALAAVLGGSQSIHTNSFDEALALPSEEAVRVALRTQQIIADESGAADIVDPLGGSFAVESLTDEVEEEAMAYIEEIREMGDGSVRDGVLQGVADGYFHREIQESAYEYQSRVDAGEETVVGVNEYEVEEDTSPDLLHVDEDETRERQLGRLEDVKEDRDDDEVDATLDALRDAIHADENTIPYIVDAVKAYATMGEIMAVFEDEFGGYQETAAAA
- a CDS encoding ABC transporter permease, whose amino-acid sequence is MSAPTADASVDTGARGYLRFFAASLRKRVLLMVRYPVNFFSTIANMLILFAAVFYGGRAIAPAAISNTIEGIIVGYLLWTLSMSAFSGLSWNVTRESQWGTLEQLFMSPFGFGRVMFAKTVTNVLVSFFTGSLVLLFMMAITGRWLAIDPLTLLPLGLLAVAPAVGIGFALGGLAIRFKRVENLFQIMQFVFIGLIAAPVAQYPLLKWLPLAQGSQLLQTAMRDGVALWALPTGELAVLVVTAVGYLGLGYAAFAYCQRWARREGVMGHY
- a CDS encoding CBS domain-containing protein; translation: MDEALEHNGDKPVVGEYMTRDVATVSPDDTVEDVARRISESEHNGFPVTEGRHVEGFVSARDLLLADPQELLFKVMTEDIVVAHPDMKVTDAARVILRSGIQKLPVVDDAGNLVGIIANADVIRSQIERATPEKVGKLKRTLETIHGVDATEERRTVDLGELVPTQGKVYADELEGRRYELEHGLAEPLVVIDNGSTGDDGSLLLADGHHRVMASERAGVEEMDAYVIVLERAVDLGMARTAEKEDLDSIEDIDVVDYARHPLVETIERLQ
- a CDS encoding GNAT family N-acetyltransferase, with product MEVREATPADGEEIRSVATASLRETYADPLGEDIVEHAADEWYTPDRLDDRLAAEDIAYLVAEAGDGVVGFSESELDGDAAAAIQWLHVHPDARGDGVGVELLERTEAALRERGAARVEGRVLAANDVGNEFYQDHGFSRSGDVELDVGGETHTEHRYVKLPTGGAELTEQRETDDRTLWVAFDERERGSQAPFYAAYGSAERTDKYGFYCANCESANTAMNTMGRVTCNSCGNERRASRWDAAYL